In Erpetoichthys calabaricus chromosome 2, fErpCal1.3, whole genome shotgun sequence, a genomic segment contains:
- the senp5 gene encoding sentrin-specific protease 5 isoform X2, translating to MHRKNGQKCETSFKETLMKCVLRSRKWMKPNRFWSFWQYSLLQKCLFCKVRKQREKLPVAGSKCEGTEGKPHKQNAVTSCNSTSQKSKKKISSTVISEKLKNGCLIPEQSLIRSRGGQLHQLGGARRQALDKAVSGENCFIVVNCGKDNHSTKKQTSELKSVTKANKKEKYVTLTRRSRFLKVHPTRKSKNSFFFKLMQCRRLSHLNLWTRSRAGKVPSQRQKNTDQPKPSCWAFGGQQKKACHEELGSKHVIKKESSNKRLNNRTQKQKPKNAKRNGVKETNAEKNNMRRSSFSKSTLSKAVSHDSNSDCKLLEPQCNSTAPKRKKKTNCHTVSREREECSCSISRKSENTLCQEQNPKAKDDKMRNANEQVNLTIINGSCDADTDGSCGMDVDLSLQCSDPFQEQLQDHLYCKISSRFVTETIDTDDLRKGEKKVSRQLQSHEIGNEEMKEIIHDYLEEFYGKYGSYIPLTENDVLEKLKQVLNTDVSDRKSFILTEVMKYQATLAVVPMGNFKVTYNKHTLTLEDLSTLDGQNWLNDQVINMYGELIMDAVPHKVHFFNSFFYRQLATKGYEGVKRWTKKVRSW from the exons ATGCATCGAAAAAATGGGCAGAAGTGTGAGACGTCATTTAAGGAAACACTTATGAAATGTGTCTTACGTTCCAGGAAATGGATGAAACCAAACAGGTTTTGGAGCTTCTGGCAGTACTCGCTTTTAcagaaatgtcttttttgtaaggTCAGGAAACAGAGAGAAAAGTTGCCTGTGGCAGGAAGTAAGTGTGAAGGCACTGAAGGAAAACCTCATAAACAGAATGCAGTAACCAGCTGCAATTCTACCTCCCAGAAATCGAAAAAGAAGATTTCATCCACCGTTatttctgaaaaattaaagaatggcTGTCTCATCCCAGAGCAGAGCTTGATAAGATCAAGAGGAGGACAACTCCACCAACTAGGTGGAGCAAGGAGGCAAGCTTTAGATAAAGCTGTTTCTGGTGAAAACTGTTTCATTGTTGTAAATTGTGGCAAAGACAACCATAGCACAAAAAAGCAAACGTCAGAACTGAAGTCTGTTACTAAAGCCAATAAAAAAGAGAAGTATGTAACATTGACACGTAGGTCAAGGTTCCTTAAAGTACATCCAACTAGAAAGTCAAAGAACAGTTTCTTTTTCAAGTTGATGCAGTGCAGGAGACTCAGTCACCTAAATCTTTGGACTCGAAGCAGAGCTGGAAAGGTGCCCAGTCAGAGGCAGAAAAATACAGACCAACCAAAACCCTCCTGCTGGGCTTTTGGTGGACAACAAAAAAAGGCCTGCCATGAGGAACTGGGATCAAAACAtgtgataaaaaaagaaagtagcaATAAGCGACTGAATAATAGAACACAAAAGCAAAAACCAAAAAATGCTAAAAGGAATGGGGTAAAAgaaacaaatgcagaaaaaaataatatgcgtagatcatctttttctaaGTCTACTTTGAGCAAGGCTGTCTCACATGATTCAAACTCTGACTGTAAACTGCTAGAACCGCAATGCAATAGCACAGCACCCAAgcgcaaaaaaaaaactaactgccACACAGTgtcaagagaaagagaagaatgtAGCTGCAGTATATCGAGGAAATCAGAAAAtactttgtgtcaagagcaaaATCCTAAAGCCAAGGACGATAAAATGCGCAACGCTAACGAACAAGTAAATCTGACCATTATAAATGGGTCTTGCGATGCAGATACTGATGGAAGTTGTGGTATGGATGTGGATCTATCTTTGCAATGTTCTGATCCTTTTCAAGAGCAATTGCAGGATCATTTGTATTGCAAAATCTCTAGCCGGTTTGTTACTGAAACAATAGATACTGACGACTTGAGAAAAGGGGAGAAAAAGGTGTCAAGACAGCTTCAGTCCCATGAAATTGGGAATGAAGAAATGAAGGAAATAATCCATG ATTATTTGGAGGAGTTTTATGGAAAGTATGGAAGTTACATTCCTCTTACTGAAAATGATGTATTAGAAAAGTTAAAACAGGTTTTAAATACGGATGTTTCTGACAG aaaatctttcattttaaCGGAAGTCATGAAGTATCAGGCTACACTTGCTGTTGTTCCAATGGGTAATTTTAAAGTGACCTACAACAAGCATACCTTAACATTAGAAGACTTGTCTACGTTAGATGGACAGAACTGGCTTAATGATCAG GTTATAAACATGTATGGTGAGTTGATCATGGATGCTGTTCCTCATAAG gttcatttttttaatagtttctttTATAGGCAGCTGGCAACCAAAGGGTATGAAGGAGTGAAGAGGTGGACCAAAAAGGTAAGGTCATG gtag
- the senp5 gene encoding sentrin-specific protease 5 isoform X1, translated as MHRKNGQKCETSFKETLMKCVLRSRKWMKPNRFWSFWQYSLLQKCLFCKVRKQREKLPVAGSKCEGTEGKPHKQNAVTSCNSTSQKSKKKISSTVISEKLKNGCLIPEQSLIRSRGGQLHQLGGARRQALDKAVSGENCFIVVNCGKDNHSTKKQTSELKSVTKANKKEKYVTLTRRSRFLKVHPTRKSKNSFFFKLMQCRRLSHLNLWTRSRAGKVPSQRQKNTDQPKPSCWAFGGQQKKACHEELGSKHVIKKESSNKRLNNRTQKQKPKNAKRNGVKETNAEKNNMRRSSFSKSTLSKAVSHDSNSDCKLLEPQCNSTAPKRKKKTNCHTVSREREECSCSISRKSENTLCQEQNPKAKDDKMRNANEQVNLTIINGSCDADTDGSCGMDVDLSLQCSDPFQEQLQDHLYCKISSRFVTETIDTDDLRKGEKKVSRQLQSHEIGNEEMKEIIHDYLEEFYGKYGSYIPLTENDVLEKLKQVLNTDVSDRKSFILTEVMKYQATLAVVPMGNFKVTYNKHTLTLEDLSTLDGQNWLNDQVINMYGELIMDAVPHKVHFFNSFFYRQLATKGYEGVKRWTKKVDLFSKNLLLVPIHLQIHWSLITVDIPNQNIQLYDSQGIHIKFLLENIGKYILTEAKERNKPVFQKGWKTIQSKTIPQQKNDSDCGVFVLQYCKCLALGQPFQFSQEDMPKVRKRIYKELCECRLFD; from the exons ATGCATCGAAAAAATGGGCAGAAGTGTGAGACGTCATTTAAGGAAACACTTATGAAATGTGTCTTACGTTCCAGGAAATGGATGAAACCAAACAGGTTTTGGAGCTTCTGGCAGTACTCGCTTTTAcagaaatgtcttttttgtaaggTCAGGAAACAGAGAGAAAAGTTGCCTGTGGCAGGAAGTAAGTGTGAAGGCACTGAAGGAAAACCTCATAAACAGAATGCAGTAACCAGCTGCAATTCTACCTCCCAGAAATCGAAAAAGAAGATTTCATCCACCGTTatttctgaaaaattaaagaatggcTGTCTCATCCCAGAGCAGAGCTTGATAAGATCAAGAGGAGGACAACTCCACCAACTAGGTGGAGCAAGGAGGCAAGCTTTAGATAAAGCTGTTTCTGGTGAAAACTGTTTCATTGTTGTAAATTGTGGCAAAGACAACCATAGCACAAAAAAGCAAACGTCAGAACTGAAGTCTGTTACTAAAGCCAATAAAAAAGAGAAGTATGTAACATTGACACGTAGGTCAAGGTTCCTTAAAGTACATCCAACTAGAAAGTCAAAGAACAGTTTCTTTTTCAAGTTGATGCAGTGCAGGAGACTCAGTCACCTAAATCTTTGGACTCGAAGCAGAGCTGGAAAGGTGCCCAGTCAGAGGCAGAAAAATACAGACCAACCAAAACCCTCCTGCTGGGCTTTTGGTGGACAACAAAAAAAGGCCTGCCATGAGGAACTGGGATCAAAACAtgtgataaaaaaagaaagtagcaATAAGCGACTGAATAATAGAACACAAAAGCAAAAACCAAAAAATGCTAAAAGGAATGGGGTAAAAgaaacaaatgcagaaaaaaataatatgcgtagatcatctttttctaaGTCTACTTTGAGCAAGGCTGTCTCACATGATTCAAACTCTGACTGTAAACTGCTAGAACCGCAATGCAATAGCACAGCACCCAAgcgcaaaaaaaaaactaactgccACACAGTgtcaagagaaagagaagaatgtAGCTGCAGTATATCGAGGAAATCAGAAAAtactttgtgtcaagagcaaaATCCTAAAGCCAAGGACGATAAAATGCGCAACGCTAACGAACAAGTAAATCTGACCATTATAAATGGGTCTTGCGATGCAGATACTGATGGAAGTTGTGGTATGGATGTGGATCTATCTTTGCAATGTTCTGATCCTTTTCAAGAGCAATTGCAGGATCATTTGTATTGCAAAATCTCTAGCCGGTTTGTTACTGAAACAATAGATACTGACGACTTGAGAAAAGGGGAGAAAAAGGTGTCAAGACAGCTTCAGTCCCATGAAATTGGGAATGAAGAAATGAAGGAAATAATCCATG ATTATTTGGAGGAGTTTTATGGAAAGTATGGAAGTTACATTCCTCTTACTGAAAATGATGTATTAGAAAAGTTAAAACAGGTTTTAAATACGGATGTTTCTGACAG aaaatctttcattttaaCGGAAGTCATGAAGTATCAGGCTACACTTGCTGTTGTTCCAATGGGTAATTTTAAAGTGACCTACAACAAGCATACCTTAACATTAGAAGACTTGTCTACGTTAGATGGACAGAACTGGCTTAATGATCAG GTTATAAACATGTATGGTGAGTTGATCATGGATGCTGTTCCTCATAAG gttcatttttttaatagtttctttTATAGGCAGCTGGCAACCAAAGGGTATGAAGGAGTGAAGAGGTGGACCAAAAAG gtagACTTATTCAGCAAAAACCTTTTGTTGGTTCCTATTCATCTACAGATTCATTGGTCTTTAATTACTGTTGATATACCAAACCAAAACATTCAGCTCTATGACTCTCAAGGAATTCACATAAAATTTTTATTGGAG AACATTGGGAAATATATATTGACTGAAGCTAAGGAAAGGAACAAACCAGTTTTTCAAAAAGGATGGAAAACTATTCAGAGTAAG ACGATTCCCCAACAAAAGAATGACAGTGACTGTGGAGTTTTTGTACTACAG TACTGCAAGTGCCTGGCCTTAGGACAGCCTTTTCAGTTCTCACAAGAAGACATGCCCAAAGTGCGCAAGAGAATATACAAGGAGCTTTGTGAATGCAgactttttgactga